Proteins from a genomic interval of Paenibacillus sp. FSL R5-0623:
- a CDS encoding glycoside hydrolase family 30 beta sandwich domain-containing protein: MINIGWREYPKRWMILLIAAVCCIGIGIGLIFNRSEQSAPPPVVDKQRTAEVWLTTGDQQNLLTPQKPIPITDHHDADISSSVSSTQESDTSSSAFTIQIDSDKTYQTMDGFGAAMTGSSAHLINQLPEEQQEQLLKEMFSTEGLNMDMVRHTIGASDYSVDESGVASSYTYDDIESGTDYDMEHFSIEKDQEVVNMLERVAGLKPDLKVLGTPWTAPAWMKYGEKTTNGWYLDYNDPQVYEAYARYFVKYIKAYQTKGIPIYGITLQNEPEFTSDKYPSMSMGADEQTMFIRDYLGPALQDAGLDTRIIAYDHNWDQAVEYTSKVIGDEQAAAYIDGSAFHCYAGDPSAMSEVHESFPDKNIYFTECSGGEWSPDFGENLSWQMSNLIIGAPRNWAKNVLLWNIALDPQGGPTNGGCENCRGVVTIDPERDEITRNVEYYAMGHISRYVRLGAVRVDSTQEQGQLENVTFRNPDGTLVLVAANTGEAEVSFDVLIDGDSFRYILPSQSAATFRWKPKTRGER; encoded by the coding sequence ATGATAAACATAGGTTGGCGAGAATATCCCAAACGATGGATGATCCTGTTGATCGCAGCTGTTTGTTGTATCGGAATCGGAATCGGGCTTATCTTCAACCGAAGTGAACAATCCGCTCCGCCACCGGTTGTGGATAAGCAGAGAACGGCCGAAGTCTGGTTAACCACGGGAGATCAGCAAAATCTGCTTACGCCACAGAAGCCCATTCCAATTACCGATCACCATGATGCAGACATAAGTTCTTCAGTTTCTTCAACGCAGGAGTCAGACACGTCTTCGTCGGCGTTCACCATACAGATTGACTCGGACAAGACGTATCAGACCATGGATGGATTTGGCGCAGCGATGACGGGTTCGTCGGCACATCTGATTAATCAGCTTCCAGAGGAGCAGCAAGAACAACTACTCAAGGAGATGTTCTCCACGGAAGGACTGAACATGGATATGGTGCGTCATACGATTGGTGCCTCCGATTATTCGGTAGATGAATCAGGCGTGGCTTCGAGTTATACCTATGATGATATCGAGTCCGGCACGGATTATGACATGGAACACTTTTCGATTGAAAAGGATCAGGAAGTCGTGAATATGCTGGAGCGTGTAGCTGGTTTGAAACCGGATCTTAAAGTGCTGGGCACCCCGTGGACGGCCCCGGCCTGGATGAAGTATGGGGAGAAGACCACAAACGGCTGGTATCTGGATTACAACGATCCCCAGGTATACGAAGCGTACGCAAGATATTTTGTGAAATATATCAAAGCTTATCAGACAAAGGGCATTCCCATCTACGGGATCACGTTGCAAAATGAACCGGAGTTCACCTCGGATAAATATCCGAGTATGAGTATGGGCGCCGATGAACAAACCATGTTCATCCGGGATTATCTAGGCCCTGCGCTACAGGACGCGGGACTGGATACGCGAATCATCGCGTATGATCATAACTGGGATCAGGCGGTCGAATATACCAGCAAGGTGATTGGTGATGAACAGGCTGCTGCCTATATCGATGGATCTGCTTTCCACTGTTATGCAGGTGATCCATCTGCCATGTCGGAAGTGCATGAAAGCTTTCCAGACAAAAATATCTATTTTACCGAATGTAGTGGTGGGGAGTGGAGTCCTGATTTTGGCGAGAATCTGAGCTGGCAGATGTCCAATCTCATCATTGGTGCACCTCGCAACTGGGCGAAAAATGTGCTGCTCTGGAACATCGCACTCGATCCGCAAGGTGGACCCACGAACGGCGGCTGTGAGAACTGTCGTGGGGTTGTGACGATTGACCCGGAGCGTGATGAAATCACGAGAAATGTCGAGTATTATGCTATGGGTCACATCAGCCGTTATGTACGTCTGGGAGCTGTGAGAGTTGATTCCACGCAAGAACAGGGCCAGCTCGAGAACGTAACCTTCCGCAATCCGGATGGAACGTTGGTGCTGGTTGCAGCTAACACGGGTGAGGCAGAAGTTTCCTTTGATGTACTCATAGATGGAGATTCGTTTCGATATATACTGCCGTCCCAATCGGCAGCAACCTTCCGTTGGAAGCCAAAAACGAGGGGAGAACGTTGA
- a CDS encoding acetyltransferase produces the protein MLVATYREQDHDKLVGIWESAVRATHTFLEEHHIQFYKKVVSDVLQQRQVEVWEVLNTEQQPVGFIGVDDNFIEMLFVDPSQHGQGVGRLLINHTFKIKGRHLMVDVNEQNTGAARFYEKMGFVQMGRSELDSSGNPFPLLHLEIQ, from the coding sequence ATGTTAGTCGCTACATATCGGGAACAGGATCATGACAAGTTGGTTGGAATCTGGGAGAGTGCTGTGCGGGCAACCCATACGTTTTTGGAAGAGCATCACATTCAGTTCTACAAAAAAGTGGTGAGTGATGTGTTGCAACAAAGGCAAGTCGAGGTTTGGGAAGTGCTGAATACGGAGCAACAACCCGTGGGTTTTATTGGTGTGGATGATAACTTTATCGAGATGTTATTTGTAGATCCGAGCCAACACGGACAGGGTGTGGGACGTCTGCTAATAAACCATACCTTCAAAATCAAAGGCCGTCACCTCATGGTGGATGTTAATGAGCAGAATACTGGGGCAGCCCGATTCTATGAAAAGATGGGATTTGTACAGATGGGGCGATCTGAATTGGATAGTTCCGGTAATCCATTTCCGCTGTTGCATTTGGAGATCCAATAG
- a CDS encoding formate/nitrite transporter family protein, whose protein sequence is METEALRNVEQLALKKHKIYKQSLIRYLARSMLASMFIGFGVIVAFKTGNFFYMEQSPFTYPMAAITFGAAIILIAYGGGDLFTGNTFYYTYAALRKKLRWFEVIKLWIASYSGNLMGAAVFALLIYLTGLFDSSQVNGFLLSVVEHKMEVPTMQLFFRGILCNWLVCMAFFVPMFMKENGAKMFAMMLFVFCFFISGYEHSIANMCTFAIALVLNHPGTISFEGVLHNLIPVTLGNLVGGVLLMGFMYYAVNKPFLDEETH, encoded by the coding sequence ATGGAAACGGAAGCTTTACGCAACGTGGAACAACTAGCCCTGAAGAAACACAAGATTTACAAACAAAGTTTAATCAGGTACCTCGCACGCTCCATGCTGGCCAGTATGTTTATCGGATTCGGCGTCATCGTGGCGTTTAAGACAGGTAACTTCTTTTATATGGAGCAGTCCCCATTTACCTATCCGATGGCGGCAATTACATTTGGCGCGGCCATCATTCTGATCGCCTATGGCGGGGGTGATCTGTTCACGGGCAACACGTTTTATTACACGTATGCGGCGCTGCGTAAGAAACTGCGCTGGTTCGAAGTGATCAAACTGTGGATTGCGAGTTATAGTGGTAACCTGATGGGTGCAGCCGTGTTTGCCTTGTTAATCTACCTGACCGGATTGTTCGACTCGTCTCAGGTGAATGGTTTTCTGTTAAGCGTGGTGGAGCATAAGATGGAAGTTCCAACCATGCAGCTCTTTTTCCGGGGAATCCTGTGTAACTGGCTTGTATGTATGGCGTTTTTTGTCCCGATGTTCATGAAGGAGAATGGCGCCAAAATGTTTGCCATGATGCTCTTTGTGTTCTGCTTCTTCATCTCGGGATATGAGCACAGCATCGCCAATATGTGTACGTTCGCGATTGCACTTGTCCTGAATCACCCGGGGACGATCTCATTTGAAGGTGTGCTTCACAACCTGATTCCCGTGACCTTGGGTAATCTGGTGGGTGGTGTGCTGCTGATGGGCTTCATGTATTATGCGGTGAACAAACCGTTTCTGGATGAAGAGACACATTAA
- a CDS encoding S-layer homology domain-containing protein, with the protein MNQDWKKVLLTSLVVGMLWGTQFVNAAEQTGESTDSISSVFTDQTDIRSTSLQAVKAAVEKGLISGYPDGSFHPEQHLTRREMAVLLAKASQLEIDKTSNTELKHSDWATPYIEAIRHEGWMTGDATGNFRANDPIRREELASILVRVTGTQGAKGGQQQMLADESTVSGWAKEQVHTALKLGLLDSNEGKFESRALVQRQDIAKVLVDVFQTGEQTASLTALDGDVAYMDGRPFVISQEMQRILNDENKEALQNAVITYDARTRNLSALSEIQITQAGTLQNYVTLNLVGTSYPGVVTVSSNHVALKADTLSKVVLKPGVSAITIDGDIDAVTVDTTDKVTVLGSGTWKEVVLKGVKSIIQLPTTVKTNTVILPKGGVTSQIIRSAPPLTTPSSNTGTSNSNSGSGSSTPAPTPTPTPTPTPEPEPPVIVPPSPENQLPVVQSSISDMMVYLGEGMQEINLGAVFADADEDELSYEITEIDPNIATADIQGSKLKIMATAIGQTTVTVKAADGKGGTVSASFIYVVKPVLIPPPFPPLPPIIIPQPPINHAPEVVKTLPTVGVELGTVSKTVDLTNVFTDMDGDILTYTAQSSDPAVVEVSVQGDILTLDLKNVIGSAIVTVKATDHAGKDVETTFTVKVEDPNAGKGLFISEVVWGEGNTQAIELYNPTSKPIELSHFEIKRSDIDDPITFASGTIIAPYKTMVIADDSTDFPINENEIYYMSFNFDIDQPQDITLILYQISDGEPMDTAILKPAESLTRTSGNVHGDANYDGARWIQQGENYYNGLGNYTSSPSIP; encoded by the coding sequence ATGAATCAGGATTGGAAGAAAGTGTTACTGACTTCACTTGTAGTAGGCATGTTGTGGGGAACTCAATTTGTCAACGCAGCAGAGCAAACTGGAGAATCAACAGACTCCATATCGTCGGTATTTACAGATCAGACCGATATTCGCTCGACCTCTCTTCAGGCCGTAAAGGCGGCAGTAGAGAAAGGATTAATTTCGGGTTATCCAGATGGATCATTTCACCCAGAACAGCATTTGACTCGAAGAGAAATGGCCGTGTTACTGGCCAAAGCATCACAATTAGAGATTGATAAGACTTCCAACACTGAACTTAAACATTCAGATTGGGCGACTCCTTATATTGAAGCAATTCGTCATGAGGGATGGATGACTGGAGATGCAACAGGCAATTTCCGTGCTAACGATCCGATTCGTCGGGAAGAGCTTGCTTCCATTTTGGTAAGAGTGACAGGAACACAAGGAGCAAAAGGAGGACAACAACAGATGCTTGCAGATGAATCCACGGTGAGTGGCTGGGCTAAAGAACAGGTACATACTGCGTTGAAATTGGGGCTATTGGATTCAAATGAGGGGAAATTTGAATCCAGAGCTCTGGTACAACGACAAGATATAGCGAAGGTTCTCGTAGATGTTTTCCAGACGGGTGAACAAACAGCTTCTTTGACTGCATTGGACGGAGATGTTGCCTATATGGATGGACGTCCTTTTGTGATCAGTCAGGAAATGCAAAGAATTTTGAATGACGAGAATAAAGAAGCATTGCAGAACGCAGTAATTACTTATGATGCACGTACACGTAACCTGTCTGCCTTATCAGAAATCCAGATTACCCAAGCAGGCACACTTCAAAATTACGTGACATTGAATTTGGTCGGTACCTCCTATCCGGGTGTGGTTACAGTCTCTTCAAATCACGTTGCTCTGAAAGCTGATACCTTGTCCAAGGTTGTATTAAAACCAGGCGTAAGTGCTATAACGATCGATGGTGATATCGATGCGGTAACCGTAGATACGACTGACAAAGTCACTGTTCTTGGAAGTGGGACGTGGAAGGAAGTTGTGTTGAAAGGTGTGAAATCCATTATTCAATTACCGACAACTGTGAAAACGAATACAGTTATTCTTCCAAAGGGCGGCGTAACCTCACAGATCATTCGCAGTGCACCGCCACTGACCACACCTTCCAGCAATACAGGGACAAGCAACTCCAATTCTGGTTCAGGATCTTCAACACCAGCTCCTACACCGACTCCCACGCCGACACCAACTCCAGAACCTGAGCCGCCGGTTATTGTACCTCCGTCTCCCGAGAATCAACTACCTGTTGTTCAGTCTAGCATTTCTGACATGATGGTATATCTCGGAGAGGGCATGCAAGAGATTAATCTCGGTGCTGTATTTGCTGATGCGGATGAGGATGAGCTGAGCTATGAGATTACGGAGATCGATCCTAACATCGCTACTGCGGATATTCAGGGTTCAAAATTGAAAATTATGGCCACTGCTATAGGCCAAACAACGGTTACGGTGAAAGCTGCAGATGGAAAAGGAGGAACTGTGTCGGCTTCATTCATTTATGTGGTCAAACCGGTCTTAATTCCACCACCATTTCCACCTTTACCGCCAATCATCATTCCACAACCACCAATCAACCATGCTCCTGAAGTGGTGAAAACACTGCCAACTGTTGGAGTTGAACTGGGCACCGTGAGTAAGACAGTTGATTTGACTAATGTGTTCACAGATATGGATGGCGACATTCTAACGTATACAGCACAATCTTCTGATCCAGCTGTGGTAGAAGTGAGTGTCCAAGGAGATATATTGACTTTAGATCTCAAGAACGTTATTGGTTCCGCAATCGTTACCGTTAAGGCTACTGATCACGCTGGTAAAGATGTTGAGACGACATTTACGGTTAAGGTGGAGGACCCGAATGCAGGAAAGGGCCTGTTTATTTCCGAGGTGGTCTGGGGAGAAGGCAATACTCAGGCGATCGAACTGTATAATCCAACGTCCAAACCAATTGAACTCAGTCACTTTGAAATTAAACGTAGTGATATAGACGATCCGATTACGTTTGCTTCTGGAACTATCATTGCACCTTATAAAACGATGGTCATTGCCGATGACTCTACAGATTTCCCGATTAATGAGAACGAGATCTATTATATGTCCTTTAATTTTGATATTGATCAACCCCAAGACATCACTTTGATACTCTATCAGATTAGCGATGGAGAACCTATGGATACAGCCATCTTGAAGCCTGCGGAATCTTTAACAAGAACGTCAGGTAATGTTCATGGTGATGCAAATTATGACGGGGCACGGTGGATCCAACAAGGAGAGAACTATTACAACGGTCTGGGTAACTACACATCCTCACCTTCCATTCCTTAA
- a CDS encoding S-layer homology domain-containing protein has protein sequence MPKIRRTVQLALIALLLSNTVPVSAQHDKSEAQAMSVSGIPSAHHDNSKLNDVMNRAVSMGFIKGDPDGNVRAADPITRQELAVVLAQALGLTLDKSFTTSFTDVKSTSWSAPSIQAVKKAGILQGDATGRFRPQAQITGQELVTVLVRATALAKQEVQGDSLPSDWKGASTWAAPYIRTAEKAQLLSEYQGENNVKHGLVRGEAIGMLLSAMFPETRLSVIQSIEGKQIQINGVIYQISEQVAGLLNNRNKAVLAQAGIQFKSRNHTLTEINGLEIRTGGQEADPGEAEFSGNLLLDGGDVVIHGDLTTKADFVSVEGLTVKSKLTIAPEVKHDFYAKNINVAQSVFVYGGDSNTVVFENSILNTVGVDKSDVHVALTGNTRTQEVNVRSDSMIDIEKTANLPLLNILEGASKVELQGAIETVHVNTSKSLQLNGNVTLQQLNVDGTGAVNINAAGSIQQLQVNNPFTQINVAGNVKVSDISLAAGVTSSVVSGITGTASSNTVSPSSGGASGGSGGETSPVVANRAPELLKPFESRKYTQNGQGATLNLNNYVTDPDGDLVTYTVSSSKSAVAKVILSGSQLDIVPVGDGTATITVTSNDGRGKRLRSTFEVYVNRPPIASPIPDQELIAESDSKDVDLMVYVMDDEKYESELLYSVTNSAPEIVGTEIVKSNYAESVLRLTPKKAGEVVLKIKVDDGQIADDGSTGIIELDMKVVVLPPLNRAPVGEAPSKIEVYLGDDIPVVKLNEIYSDPDGDPLTYTATSSNPDGVTVEENAGELKLTSLQNGTYTISYTVNDGKGGITEDFFDIDILLVPNHNPVGNSPGWVEAYLGFLTDPIPSVDLNDYYTDPDGDLLTFSAYSSNPDLIVEEEAGVLSFTALEFGEYIIYYSVKDGKGGSISTAFQIRVNPKPNASPVLTQNLPAQTLFVGKEGAVINLSEYFNDPDGDTLEFHTPLDFNNLLIAAVDIQENKLIIHPRQVGKIQANIKAKDMYGKEATAYIDVEVLESGNISSIPDQTVTWPWSTLNLELTSYLMNFDTATLTVDASSADTNIATVSANGSQIAVAPVAEGNTTVTLTVYDLKGRSEQASFGVTIQGEPAGPNLAPEVVSSIYEQVLTPNVTNERTFDLSQLFSDPDGDALQFTISNSSDEAVNASIYGSQIILKPGTGNVVAPLTITAKDGKGGQVDYTFNVRTASLVNGGIMQINTKSGVIDPLTLTTSNWFPGQTSFKVYSGTPDSTFTGPGTINSSQIPLSVSALLFWIIGNDGRAVVVQVNSQNQGTSELFFSQYADAGNGRSVVQLYYTGDGDPSHKATGYQLEVHQWMKKTSTMKVTTKNIFDVTPGLPYLNINYTFYDFFDITTAQYYNDELELYNPNEYNVVALVLKKDGRIVDVLGDPTSHDQFMPAGGTFIRKRGIYTGSQQFSLTGEWNEFPQGTLQYVGKHTP, from the coding sequence ATGCCAAAAATAAGAAGGACTGTGCAGCTCGCTTTGATTGCGTTGCTTCTTTCCAACACTGTACCCGTATCTGCACAACATGATAAGTCAGAGGCACAGGCTATGTCTGTGTCTGGCATACCCTCAGCTCATCATGACAATAGTAAGTTAAACGATGTTATGAATAGGGCCGTATCCATGGGATTCATCAAGGGAGATCCAGATGGAAACGTTCGTGCAGCTGATCCAATCACCCGTCAGGAACTGGCAGTTGTTCTTGCTCAAGCTCTGGGTCTCACGCTGGACAAGTCATTCACAACATCTTTTACGGATGTGAAATCTACTAGCTGGTCAGCGCCTTCCATTCAGGCGGTCAAGAAGGCGGGGATTTTGCAAGGAGATGCAACAGGGCGTTTCCGTCCACAGGCCCAGATCACTGGACAGGAACTGGTGACAGTTCTGGTAAGAGCCACAGCTTTGGCTAAACAAGAAGTTCAGGGAGATTCCCTTCCTTCAGACTGGAAAGGAGCGAGTACGTGGGCTGCTCCATATATTCGAACTGCTGAGAAGGCTCAACTTCTAAGCGAATATCAGGGAGAGAATAATGTTAAACATGGGCTTGTTCGGGGCGAAGCCATAGGCATGCTGCTGTCGGCCATGTTCCCGGAAACCCGCTTGTCTGTCATTCAGTCCATTGAAGGAAAGCAGATTCAGATCAACGGAGTTATTTATCAGATATCTGAACAAGTGGCAGGTCTTCTGAATAATCGTAATAAGGCTGTTTTGGCTCAGGCTGGAATACAGTTTAAGAGTCGAAATCATACGCTCACCGAAATTAACGGGTTGGAAATTAGAACAGGTGGTCAAGAAGCGGACCCAGGAGAAGCTGAATTTAGCGGCAATCTGCTATTGGATGGGGGAGACGTTGTAATTCATGGGGATCTAACCACGAAGGCAGACTTCGTTTCAGTGGAGGGACTTACAGTCAAGAGCAAGCTGACGATTGCCCCCGAGGTGAAGCATGATTTTTATGCCAAAAATATCAATGTGGCACAGTCTGTCTTCGTTTATGGCGGCGATAGTAATACGGTTGTATTTGAAAATTCCATTCTCAATACCGTGGGTGTAGATAAAAGCGATGTACATGTGGCACTAACAGGGAATACCCGTACTCAAGAAGTTAACGTTAGATCAGACAGTATGATTGATATCGAGAAAACGGCTAATCTCCCGTTATTAAATATTCTCGAAGGTGCAAGCAAAGTGGAGCTACAAGGAGCCATTGAAACGGTTCATGTGAATACTTCCAAGTCTCTGCAACTTAACGGTAACGTCACTTTACAGCAACTCAATGTGGATGGGACAGGCGCTGTCAACATTAATGCAGCAGGCTCCATTCAGCAGCTTCAAGTGAATAACCCTTTCACGCAGATTAATGTGGCGGGGAATGTGAAAGTTTCAGATATTTCTTTGGCTGCCGGAGTCACGTCTTCAGTTGTGAGTGGAATTACAGGAACGGCATCTTCCAATACGGTATCTCCTTCGTCAGGGGGAGCGAGTGGGGGAAGTGGAGGCGAAACATCTCCTGTTGTTGCTAATCGTGCTCCTGAACTACTGAAACCATTTGAAAGTCGCAAGTATACGCAGAATGGACAGGGAGCAACGTTAAACCTAAACAACTATGTGACTGATCCGGATGGTGACTTGGTCACTTATACGGTCAGTTCATCCAAATCTGCCGTTGCAAAGGTTATCCTTAGTGGATCGCAATTAGATATTGTTCCCGTGGGGGATGGCACGGCTACCATAACGGTGACTTCCAATGATGGTCGTGGTAAAAGGCTGAGATCCACATTCGAAGTCTACGTGAATAGACCTCCTATTGCATCGCCAATTCCTGATCAGGAATTGATAGCTGAGTCAGATAGCAAGGATGTGGATCTCATGGTCTATGTTATGGATGATGAGAAATATGAATCGGAATTGCTATACAGTGTAACGAACAGTGCCCCGGAAATCGTGGGCACAGAAATTGTGAAATCGAACTATGCTGAATCTGTATTGAGGTTAACGCCTAAAAAGGCGGGGGAAGTTGTACTTAAAATCAAGGTGGATGATGGGCAAATTGCAGATGATGGCAGTACGGGAATTATTGAACTCGATATGAAAGTTGTTGTTCTGCCACCGCTCAATCGTGCGCCTGTCGGGGAAGCTCCATCGAAAATAGAGGTATACTTGGGGGATGACATCCCTGTAGTGAAATTGAACGAGATATATTCTGATCCAGACGGTGATCCTTTGACGTATACAGCGACTTCATCCAATCCAGACGGGGTAACAGTAGAGGAGAATGCGGGTGAACTGAAGTTAACATCACTTCAAAATGGGACGTATACGATATCTTACACAGTGAATGACGGTAAAGGAGGAATCACTGAGGATTTCTTTGACATCGATATTCTACTAGTGCCAAATCATAATCCGGTAGGAAACTCACCAGGATGGGTTGAAGCATATCTCGGTTTCCTCACAGATCCTATCCCCTCGGTGGACTTAAATGATTATTATACAGATCCGGATGGTGACCTGCTCACATTCAGTGCATACTCCTCTAATCCTGATTTAATTGTCGAGGAGGAAGCGGGTGTACTGAGCTTTACCGCTCTAGAATTTGGAGAATACATCATCTATTATTCAGTAAAGGATGGAAAAGGTGGTTCCATTTCAACCGCATTTCAGATAAGGGTTAATCCTAAGCCTAATGCTTCTCCGGTGCTTACTCAGAATCTACCTGCTCAAACGTTGTTTGTAGGCAAGGAAGGTGCGGTCATTAATCTCTCGGAATATTTTAATGATCCCGATGGAGATACATTAGAATTTCATACACCACTTGATTTCAATAATCTCCTGATCGCAGCGGTGGATATTCAAGAAAACAAGCTGATTATTCATCCAAGACAGGTTGGTAAAATTCAAGCTAACATCAAAGCAAAAGATATGTATGGAAAAGAGGCGACAGCCTATATTGATGTTGAAGTTCTTGAATCTGGAAATATCAGTTCAATTCCGGATCAAACGGTAACATGGCCTTGGTCAACTCTGAATCTTGAGCTGACATCGTACCTGATGAATTTTGATACAGCTACGTTAACGGTGGATGCTTCCTCAGCAGATACCAATATTGCGACAGTCTCTGCCAATGGTTCACAGATAGCTGTTGCTCCTGTTGCTGAAGGAAATACGACAGTGACGTTAACGGTATATGACCTGAAAGGGCGTAGCGAACAAGCATCCTTTGGCGTGACTATACAAGGCGAGCCTGCTGGCCCTAACTTGGCCCCTGAGGTAGTAAGTAGCATTTACGAACAAGTTTTGACACCTAATGTAACGAATGAGCGCACGTTTGACCTGAGTCAACTATTCAGTGACCCCGATGGAGATGCGTTGCAATTCACGATAAGCAATAGCTCAGACGAAGCAGTGAATGCAAGCATTTATGGTAGCCAGATCATACTAAAGCCGGGGACTGGGAATGTAGTTGCTCCTTTAACCATAACAGCAAAGGATGGAAAAGGTGGACAGGTAGATTATACCTTCAACGTTCGTACTGCTTCTCTGGTTAACGGTGGGATCATGCAGATCAACACGAAGTCCGGTGTCATAGATCCTCTGACTCTTACAACGTCCAATTGGTTCCCTGGTCAGACGAGTTTTAAAGTATATAGCGGTACGCCAGATTCGACGTTTACAGGACCGGGTACGATTAATTCTTCCCAGATCCCTTTGAGTGTATCTGCATTATTATTCTGGATCATAGGGAATGACGGTAGGGCCGTGGTCGTTCAGGTAAACTCGCAAAATCAGGGCACGTCAGAGTTATTCTTCTCTCAGTATGCAGATGCAGGGAATGGACGCAGTGTTGTTCAACTTTATTACACAGGTGACGGTGATCCGTCACATAAAGCAACCGGGTATCAATTGGAAGTTCATCAGTGGATGAAAAAGACATCCACAATGAAAGTGACAACAAAAAACATATTTGATGTTACTCCAGGGTTACCTTATTTAAACATCAATTATACTTTTTACGACTTTTTCGATATAACTACAGCCCAGTATTACAATGATGAATTGGAATTGTATAACCCGAATGAGTATAACGTCGTTGCTTTGGTTCTCAAAAAGGATGGACGAATTGTAGATGTGTTAGGTGATCCAACTTCACATGATCAATTCATGCCTGCTGGGGGGACGTTTATCCGAAAACGCGGGATATATACAGGTTCACAACAGTTCTCATTAACCGGTGAATGGAATGAGTTCCCTCAAGGAACTTTACAGTACGTGGGTAAACATACGCCGTAG
- a CDS encoding zinc-binding dehydrogenase: MKAIVHSAQSGLAGLQYTEAISRAPEAGEVQVQLKSAGINHRDLFIMAGRGTQDTPLIPGSDGAGIIVAIGESVSGFTIGDEVIIHPTLGWEFANNVPIVPDIVGSPTDGTLAQYITLPAENALPKPAHLSWEEAGVLSLSALTAYRALFTRGVLKKAEHVLIPGIGGGVATYALLMAVAAGAKVTVTSRSEAKRNEALCLGATHALGSHADWRMQNDKKPVDIILDSIGQAMFPKYFDIIRPGGRIVMYGASSGDDLTVPIRSIFFPQISLIGTSMGSREEFIQMLQFVEQHDIHPIIDGVYPLQDVAQAFERMEKGEQFGNLAILME; the protein is encoded by the coding sequence ATGAAAGCTATTGTCCATTCAGCACAGAGCGGCCTTGCAGGTCTTCAATATACAGAGGCAATCTCTCGGGCACCAGAAGCCGGGGAAGTGCAGGTTCAATTAAAATCCGCTGGAATCAACCATCGGGATCTATTCATCATGGCAGGACGCGGAACCCAGGACACCCCGCTCATTCCCGGTTCCGATGGGGCAGGTATCATCGTAGCGATTGGCGAAAGCGTAAGCGGGTTCACAATAGGTGATGAAGTCATTATCCATCCTACGCTCGGTTGGGAATTTGCGAATAACGTGCCCATCGTGCCCGATATTGTTGGTAGTCCTACGGATGGAACGCTGGCTCAATATATAACGTTGCCTGCTGAAAATGCCCTCCCTAAGCCAGCACACCTATCCTGGGAGGAAGCAGGTGTGCTGTCCCTTTCAGCCCTGACGGCCTATCGCGCCTTATTCACTCGCGGTGTATTGAAGAAAGCTGAACATGTGCTCATTCCCGGTATTGGCGGTGGTGTAGCGACCTATGCCCTGCTCATGGCGGTTGCGGCTGGTGCCAAGGTGACCGTCACCTCCAGAAGTGAAGCCAAAAGAAATGAAGCTCTGTGTTTGGGTGCCACCCATGCACTGGGTAGTCATGCCGATTGGCGTATGCAGAACGATAAGAAACCTGTGGACATCATCTTGGATAGCATCGGACAAGCCATGTTCCCCAAATATTTTGATATAATCAGACCAGGTGGACGTATCGTAATGTATGGTGCAAGTTCGGGGGATGATCTGACCGTACCCATTCGTTCTATCTTCTTCCCGCAGATCAGTCTGATCGGCACCTCTATGGGCAGCCGTGAGGAGTTTATCCAGATGCTGCAATTCGTGGAGCAACATGACATACATCCTATAATTGATGGCGTATATCCGTTACAAGACGTAGCACAAGCATTCGAACGCATGGAAAAAGGCGAGCAATTTGGTAATCTGGCTATCCTTATGGAGTGA